The sequence ACACCCAGCTGTCAgtgtattcatacatttccagtagGAATAACCTAGCAATGACACAGTATAGAGTAGAAGCGATGATCCAGAATTGTTAATTCATAGGggaatatatttatatactataaGAGCACTATCAGGAGGGCAGACGGGTCCTCTTTAAACGTTTGGACATGGTTCAGACTACAAAGATCATATACATTCTCCTTAATTAACATTAATGAATTCCGATTCTGCTGCCGTCGTACATTGGGATGAGTATAATTGCAATCTGTTCTTATTATCAGCTGCTAAATTCTGCTCGACTGCAGATCTCAATGGAGAAAACGCGTTAATTCCACAGTGACATTTAAACAAAGCCGTTGTTGTAAATAATTGATGTCTTTGTTTATAAATTTCCTCACAGAAAGTGATGTCACCCGGGATGGATTGTTTTTTTTGAAGAGGAGGGGTGCTATTACTTTACTTACAGAAGTATCACATCAGATGAAACCAACGTAAAAATGCAAATCACAGTAAAATTAGAGCAAAATCTCTGCGTTTCATAAATGCCTTGTGCTCAGAATGTAAATGGGGAGAGAAATGCTGATGCAGACCTGAACTCCATCTCCTCGGTGTTGGCTGTGCAGATAAGTGTTATCTATTGGTCCCTGTTGTCAGCCAGTTCAGACTGAGGGGAGTGATCAGCAGTGAGATGAATAACATTACATCTCCTATTGCCAGTGCTGAGAACCTTCAGTAACATTTATATACATATGTCTGACTGATATTAGTGACTCTCAAAAGGGAATAGATTCTCATATACCCTGCTAGAGAATTCTGACTTAATAGAGAGGGCTCTATTCAGGGTCCTCATCTCTAGACCTGAATGGATTGCAGTTATAAGAAgtgtctcttgctctggaggacttGTCCTGTTCTACTTTACACTGATAACCCATTGATATGAATGAGCACAGTGTAATATGCTGCTTAccttgtggtggcgctgcagggaaattgaaccaTTACAGCCAAGTTTGGTTTTAGATTACAGTGGAATAGCCATTATGTGCGATGAGCTTTAGCAATatattttaaggccctattacgagAAGCGATTATGTGCCATATTTTGCCGATTATCAtccattacggacgataattgctttgtgtattaaaaggcaatgatcagccaacatgcacgatgtcggctgatcgttgtctttcaaccaaCGATTTACACAGCAATGATATGCTGCCATAGCACCGCTTAATAGGAgcaaggagcagcagcaacacgcCACCGTTATTTTCTATGGGTTGCCCGGAAAATTTAGGGATGTCCCAGGCTTTCCCATGTAAGGAAAGTATGGTATAGGTACAGATCAACTCTTCTGTGTAAGGACAGCACAGCATAAGGACAGGTCCACTCTCCCATGTAAGGACAGTATGGTTTAGGTACAGGTCCACTCTCCTATGTAAGGATAGCATAGCAtaaggacaggtccgctctcccaTCTAagaacagtatagtatggggacaggttgGCTCTCCCATGTAagaacagtatagtatggggacaggttgGCTCTACTATGTAAGACTAATATAGTATAGGGACAGGTCCACTCTCTGGCTAATTGGAGAGGGAACTCCATATTGTTGTCTTCTTCCTCCTAACATATATTCAGCAGGTATAGAAAGCTTCAGACACCCTATAAGTTTGTGATTTCTTTATTGCAGATATATCAGAGACCTTATTTCAGTATAGGGAAGAAACACAGTAACAATAATTGATGACAATTGATTATTTGAATTTCCTTAACTGATCTTCATTTTTGTACTGCAGAACCCTTGGAGGACAGTTCAGACACCCATGTGGCTCACGAGGACTCCCCACCTCCTCCATGCCCCGACTGTGGACGGACTTTTCAAACTCTTCGCGCACACAAACTGCACAGGCGTAACCATGCTGCCGATCTCTCTTATACCTGCAAGGACTGCGATGTGGCCCGTGCTGGAGCAACTGAGGGTAGCGAGAAGCCCTATTCTTGCTCTGACTGTGGGCGCCGCTTCTGCTGGCTTTTGGCTTTACACAGTCATCATGAACAGCACACAGGTCAGTGTGGCTACCAGTGCGCACAGTGTGGTAAGCATTTGCCTAGCCAACCTGCCTTCCGTAGACACCAACAAGCTCATCGCAAGGATCGGGTCTGTGTCTGGTGTGGGAAAGCTTTCAACTGCTCAGCCAAACTGTCTCGTCACATGCGTATCCACACTGGAGAGAGACCGTACCGATGCCCTGAATGCCCACAGGCCTTTACACAGCTAGAGACTCTCAGAGTCCACCAGTGGGTACATGAGGATCCCAAGCCCTACCAATGTCAGGATTGTGGGCGAAGGTTTCGGGCCCAACGCACCTTTGAGAAACACAGAAACTTACATATATCTCGGAAGCCTCATGCCTGTCCCATCTGTGGCAAGACTTTCTTCTTCTCTTCACGATACAAGCGCCATCTTCGCATTCACACAGGCGAGAGACCCTTCCAGTGCCAACAGTGCGGCAAGAGCTTTAACCAGCGCTCCAATTACCAGAGGCATAGGGCCGTCCACGCTGGCAAGAGACCATTTCCTTGTACCCTTTGCGAGAAAAGTTTCAGCCAGGCATCCAACTACCGACGACATCTTCAGACCCACCGGAAGGGAAGGGACCGATGGGAAGAGAAAGGAGAGTATAGATGCATTGAGTGTGGAGTACGCTTCACACAGGAAGGGGGGCTTCATGAGCACTATATAAAGCATGCCAGAGGGGAGCTGTGATGCCGGTCCAATGAAGAATTAACAACAATTCCCCATCTGGAACCATGGAGTTGCCTGCATGACAGTAGTAGAAAACTACTGGTTCGTTTCCAAAATGTAAATCGCACTTGCTCACATTGCACAAGTACTGTATATCTTACAACTACATCAGGTGCCAGTTAATATGTGATGCTGGCCACCAGGGGAGCTGTTTACCTCAACATGCTTATTTGTCTGCAAACCAGGCACTACGGAGTCCTGTGAACATGGAAATTCATTGATGACTTCTAGCATGGTCCACAGAGAAAAAGGCTGGTACTGCCACCCAGGTTCTTTTTGCACTTACTCTGTATAGAGTCGGAATATCCACTTACGAAttctggataagaaaaaaaaaagcacttcttTGGTGTATATTGCACACTTGAATGGTCTGTGTTTGTATGTCACTGAAAAATGATATTCTAGAAAATAAAATAAGTGTAATAGCATGTGCCATTGCATGTGGGAATATTATTTTATGGGATACTAGGCTGGAGAACGATCATACTTACACGTGTACTGTACAGGCTGAGCTTCCATGTGTTCTCAGTGGCTTTTCATCCAGGAACAATAGAATCCAACATGGCCGATTACCTCTTGTCTGACAAGAGGCCACTATACATATTAGGTTGTTGGCATTGGATCTGCTGTGAGCACACAAGAAATAGTTTTACTGAAGATCCAAAGATGGTCTTGTAGCTCATACATGACCATTGGTCTACAGGCACACTTAAGAACAGATCATAACTCTGatgtccatttaaagggaacctgtcatcggtGTCCTGCTGCCAGAAACTCAAATCATTGAGGTGGCCCCTGGTGGCCTCTGCTTCTACTGCCGGTCctaattgatagatctctccctgtttaGGTAGAAAAGTTAGGGCTCTATGTCAAAGTTGATGGGGCAGGGAGAAGTCAAAGCTGATGGGGCAGGGAGAAGTGGCTGGGGACCGTCCTAATGGCTTGTGATCCCCTTAAGTTGGCCAGGGGCCCttcttcacaaaaaaaattttgaGCAATAGTTTGCCTTTCATTTTCATTGGAAACACCAAAAACAATCAGTGGCCACTAAAGGCCATATTTCTCTCAAAATTTTACATTAAATAGGCATAAATCTTGGATAGATCAATACTACAAGCAAATagtagaaactttgtaatatatcttatcatacaaaactgcttccttctcctgttatcagGTTTCTGTAAAACTGCCcatccattctaaaaaaaaacttgtgttgACTGGTTACAACCTGTAGCTAGTTCAGGAATCACAGtgtaaggctgcgtttacacagggagatttatctgacaggaatggatttgaaaaatagAGAAATCTTAGTTTTTCCTTCATGacttttccctgtttatagtctgttcctggctttggcttcaaagctctgtcagataaatctctctgtgtaaacacaccatgagCAATGTAATTGTGTGGAGGGATAGTGCCTggaaacaggggcgtagctaaaatgTCATGGGCCCTAGTGCAAAAGGTCAACTTGGGGCCCCTCTTGACCAGTAACACCATGCCCGTCCAGGAGGTGACTCCGGCAGAGGATGGCACTAGCACACAAACGGTCCGCCACACACactcaggacacagcacacaagcttcggcccaccacacacacagcacgcaAGCACcgtcccaccacacacacactggcccaccacacacacacagcatacacataccagcccaccacacacacagcacacacacaccggcccaccacacacacaggacacaaacaccgCCCCACCACACACATAGCACACAAACATTGGCCCACCACACTCATAGCACACAGCACACAAACACCGGCCCACCACACTCATAGCACACAAAcaccggcccaccacacacacagcacacaagcccgccacacacacaggacacaaacacaggtccacacacacacacaggacacagctcacacacaggacacaaacaccggcccaccacacacacaggacacaaacacaggcccaccacacacacacagcacacaaacacaggtccaccacacacacacagcacacaaacacaggtccaccacacacacaggacacaagcccaccacacacacaggacacaagcccaccacacacacaggacacaaacacaggtccaccacacacacagcacacaaacacaggtccaccacacacaggacacaaacacaggcccaccacacacacagcacacaaacacaggtccaccacacacaggacacaaacactggtccaccacacacacaggacacaagcccaccacacacacacaggacacaaacacaggtccaccacacacacagcacacaaacacaggtcaaccacacacaggacacaaacactggtccaccacacacacaggacccaAACACTGGCccaccacacacaggacacaagcccaccacacacgcaggacacaggacacaaacacaggcctgccacacacacagcacaccacacacacaggacacaaacactggcccaccacacacacagacagagaacGGGCAGGACATAGGCGGGCCCCCACTCGCCTCCATCGCTGCGGTGACTGGCCAAAACGGGCGGAACATGGGCGGGCCCCACTAGGCTTCAGCTGTGGCCAGGGAAAACGGGTGGGACGTGGGCGGAACCCCCACTCGGCTTGCTGTTAAGCAACTGCGTGCATCCATGGATCTGTGTGACTCATGAATGCAAGCAGCTTGTTAAAGTGGGGGCACATTGAGGTGGCAGGGGGGGCCAGGCTGGGCCCCCCtagctggcgggccgggtcgcaactgcgacccctgtagctacaccactgcctgggaacacacacacaagccgcagagagagagagagagagagacagaaagaaagTAAGAGACAGCCATGCAAGCACTCAGGGCTTTATACACAATTTAGACATCTCACTTGAAATGAAAGGTATGCtgtaaggggtattccactcattattaactttaaatatgttgctgccctggcgTAGAACTTAAAAACCTATTCTTACCTCtttgtgctcccctggtgtcctgctgccccATCTTACCGTTTCCAtactgttttccattaaaacaacagtTGTTCTTATCATGCTGCAATGAAATGCATTTCAATTAAACAACTGCTGTTGTTTCGCActctaaacaacggccgttgttcaatacatttgtgtgaaaacaacggccgcagttgtattgacttcagtgcatttcaTTCCAATCATGATGTTGCAATGGACGGACGTTCTTTACAgaaatagtatgttgtgtgaatacagccttaggctatgttcacactcagtatttttgctcagtattttggtcctcatattgcaaccaaaatcaggagtggattgaaaacacagaaaggctctgttcacacactgataAAATTTAGTGGATTGTCAGCATTTAATGGCatataattggcgttattttaaaacatcaacCGTtcttataaaataacggccattatttgtcataatgTGACGTCATCCACTAAATTTAAACAGTCTgtaagcatagcctttctgtgttttcaatccactcctggttttggttgcaatatgaggaccaaaatattgagcaaaactactgtgtgtgaagccaggcttaggctatgttcacactacgcaagctacgtagtaatcatggctgttgttgcatatttgcaacaaaggccgtgattgcTATGtagcttatgtagtgctgccttctatggaatcccagccggagtgtatacacatagtaaacactccagccgggatccctgacatgtcagttttcaatgaaaagcggccgcagagaacctgtcagttcacacaatggagcgtgcggctccggccacacgctccattgtgtgcagtgggaaatTCGGAAGTACCGGCCGCGATTATCTTCTCAGACACTGGCCATTCCaagacccagccgggtcacggaatggccggtgtcttacgccatgtgaacatggccttaaagtgtacctatcacttCAGGACAGCGGCAGCATACAATAAAAATCCTGCAGGTGGGGGATTATTATATAACACGAGTGGGCTACGGAACTGCCAGAAGCACTGTTGACTTCATTTTAGTACTTACAATGCAGTCTTTGGGAATTCTGTCCTCCACCAAcagggaattgggggggggggggggaggggggtcgcgGTCCCAAAGTGAAAGGTATACTTTAAACACCCGTGTCCACTTTTAAGAACAATTTCAATATAGCATAATAGATTACATTAGTGGGTGCTGAGTTCTCCAACACtggagcagggccgtttctaggggcgggcgagccgggcaactgcacggggcgcccacagctagggggtgcCCTGCGGCACAcgacagtacccggcccgcaGCCCCCGCATCATCAGGACTGGCCccaggatctggaatctaagttccagatcccctggccagagagaccattagctgtgcgtacagcaagcacagctaaaggaaacagcagccggggcagagacagaggggcttcctgtgcaggcggctgtgcatgacaggtggctgcctgcatcggaagccagaagaggacgggacTCAccgagaagaggagctggaggcagcagggggagaggtgagtatctggtgggggaaTCCTGCACAAAGGGAGCCCGATATGTCCCGATAatgccgcgccccccccccccccgagataagccccgcccccacgccaaagtttacatgtcatccagctctcccagcatcctgtatgtcagtgtgtaatggtggtcacccagctttcccagtatcctgtatgtcactgtaatggaggtcacacagctttcctagcatcctgtatgtcagtgtaatagaggtcaaaCAGCTttgccagtatcctgtatgtcagtgtaatggaggtcacccagctctgccagtatcctgtatgtcagtgtaatggaggtcacacagctttcccagtatcctgtatgtcagtgtataatagaggtcacccagctctcccagcatcctgtatgtcagtgtataatggaggtcaccagctttcccagcatacagtttgggactttataagtgggaaaaggggaaggaagttccTGGATATGTGCGGatcctgagatgtctgtctggcaggtcctaaagagatgaattgtagctgcaagaaaccgtcatggaggccggggccggatggagaggaaaagggaacgtgaccatcagatcaaagaagacatcacctgtgagtcactgtataatgattttgtattcagtggaacattctttggcaggggtgcaacactgatctatgccgcaatacacacactgcttctttctaataacccgaatcttgataaaagccccctttccttccccagggctaaactgagtgaggggggggggggggcgcttttatcaaaatCCGCCCTGTTGCCGAAataacctagaaactgccctgcactggaggtagtgtgtgtgtgtgtggggggggggggagagtctaCCTGATATGATATTCAGCTAAAGGGAGGAGCATCATCAGCCATTGTCAGGGACATGTTCTCTGCCAGTTATCAGTGCAGAGAACACGCCCAGCTTTGCTTATTGGCTGATAGCaactgaccatgcccctcccagtTGTCCTTTCCAGCTTGATACcgagcacagtatataaggcccCCAATACTTTCTGGGAGCTCTCTTCTGCTAGTTTAGCCTTATGTCAGTCATGCTGCGAAACAGTCCCAATTGTTTATTACATAAGACCTGATCCCCAAACACTGGCAGAGATGTGCCGGCGGCAGGATCAGTGAGCGTGGAGCCAGCACACCTCTCTTTATTCCATCTGCAACATATGAACATGAATATGCAATGCTCTGCTGGTACCAAGccctcacatcatcatcatcataataatcTGCATTTATTTCAGGATCTCAGTTGGTCCTGGTACCACATCCATCTGCGAACACCCCTCCCCCGCTATACTGTTGCTGGCAGCGTTAAGTGCTCATGTATGTACGGTGAATGACGCTCTCCCGGCTGCCTTCATTTGGATTCTGATAGGCGCACCTCGCAGCTCCATATGCCTGTAGTTACCTTGGTCTGATGCCTCTGTATTTGGGGAAGAAAATTACACAGTTTTATTTGGCTTTCATTTCAGTTCTCTGAAGAATCAGAACATTGCGTTTTGCATGGCAGGTTCACTTCAAAGGTTCTGCTTGTTTTGCTTAAAGAAATATGGGtctaaatctatatatatatttttccattaTTTACAGCTAAACACTTCTAAAGCTTTAGTGCTTCTCGGGTCACAGCGGCTGCTGCAAAAGCAAGTAAAATCTACAGATGAAGATAAATAGGCATTGAAAGCAGTAGAGTGTCGCCCTGTATGACTCCCGTACGCCGATCAGCTAGGTCCCCTCATACCACCAAAATAGCCCTGACCCCTAAGCTATGAGCACCAAAAGATTTCTGAAGTGACCTGCTGGAGGAGGCCACCCCGCCCTGCTGAACCCCCGCCTgcccattgggcgagcggggGACATGGCAGGCGTACATCAGGGAtgaggggcgaatctgcaccttctccctggcatatgcctccGACggaactttcataaatgtcctccttGATATTAAACCATTACTTCATGGTCAAGTTCTGATACTCATTCTCCCATTGTAAGGACCTTTGCCGGTGGATAGGAACTTTTTAACAATTTGCTCTACAGCAACTCTACTATGGAATTGAACCAGATGGGCTAGCCTCTGCACTCTAATACATCAGACACCTAGTTCTCTTTGCTTGCACCACTTTGGTTagtactatacactgcacaccaggACCCACTTCATAGGATCTGCCAATCTGGAGATTCTCTGACCCAGTTGACTAACCATCACAATTTGGCCATGGTCAATCAGATCCTTATACTTGCCCATTTTCATCATGGCCCCAACTAGCcataatcctactccacactgacgaggggcaaatcccccaaaacggctgtctgtggatggatgcctgccctggcaagcccttgtcatgatcgcaatactcgtacctcgagttagacattgacaaaaagggccaccctggtatttccctatttatgttccaatactcgcaaccgagtgggacttaaggggctatttatcagggtggtgtggtgctctccccatcatggaggcaacccgtggcaacaggctagagatctctggctattcccgtgttttgagactcgcaaccgagactccacggactcttgttttgcatatttagccTATCCATGGGACACTGGTACCCTTGTATTAGCTCTTTGATGCCCACAGTACACTGAGAATTGAGCCATAAGAATTTGTCGTCCGTCCCTGTTtttttcattagagatgagtgaactcccACATGTggcattaccggtggctgaagaagttggatgcagccctaaggctgcctgggaaacatgcATATAGCCTTAAAATAGGTtgaatccatgtttttcaggactcactagggctgaatttaacttcttcagccaccggtaatcaaatgtcccATGTTCGGGTTCGCTTATCACCAATTTTTATCTTTTCAGTTCAACTCTGTTGTAGTCAAGTTTTCTGTTAGCCAAGTCCACCACAACTCTTCCATGTCTATGAGTTTGCATTTTAGCTGCAGAATAATTAGTATCTTTATATTTGTGCTGGGATTTATTTTAGAAATGCAAATTACAAGGTTATTCCAGATTGGAATTTGGAAAAACATATGTCATTAAAATGATTTCCCTATCTATGTATGAGATGCAGTATGTTTCATGAAACCAGAATGTTCAGCTGTTAACTTTCCGACGCagtgatttttgttttttccttagttAAAGCCA is a genomic window of Dendropsophus ebraccatus isolate aDenEbr1 chromosome 12, aDenEbr1.pat, whole genome shotgun sequence containing:
- the LOC138769861 gene encoding zinc finger protein 723-like isoform X1: MAKHQRFAIDGDALISESPSHHHYSIDMSVFVKKAAESHWEKKSEEQLDTTPEPLEDSSDTHVAHEDSPPPPCPDCGRTFQTLRAHKLHRRNHAADLSYTCKDCDVARAGATEGSEKPYSCSDCGRRFCWLLALHSHHEQHTGQCGYQCAQCGKHLPSQPAFRRHQQAHRKDRVCVWCGKAFNCSAKLSRHMRIHTGERPYRCPECPQAFTQLETLRVHQWVHEDPKPYQCQDCGRRFRAQRTFEKHRNLHISRKPHACPICGKTFFFSSRYKRHLRIHTGERPFQCQQCGKSFNQRSNYQRHRAVHAGKRPFPCTLCEKSFSQASNYRRHLQTHRKGRDRWEEKGEYRCIECGVRFTQEGGLHEHYIKHARGEL
- the LOC138769861 gene encoding zinc finger protein 723-like isoform X2, producing MSVFVKKAAESHWEKKSEEQLDTTPEPLEDSSDTHVAHEDSPPPPCPDCGRTFQTLRAHKLHRRNHAADLSYTCKDCDVARAGATEGSEKPYSCSDCGRRFCWLLALHSHHEQHTGQCGYQCAQCGKHLPSQPAFRRHQQAHRKDRVCVWCGKAFNCSAKLSRHMRIHTGERPYRCPECPQAFTQLETLRVHQWVHEDPKPYQCQDCGRRFRAQRTFEKHRNLHISRKPHACPICGKTFFFSSRYKRHLRIHTGERPFQCQQCGKSFNQRSNYQRHRAVHAGKRPFPCTLCEKSFSQASNYRRHLQTHRKGRDRWEEKGEYRCIECGVRFTQEGGLHEHYIKHARGEL